From a single Larimichthys crocea isolate SSNF chromosome XIII, L_crocea_2.0, whole genome shotgun sequence genomic region:
- the sf3a3 gene encoding splicing factor 3A subunit 3: METILEQQRRYHEEKERLMDAKTKEMLHKKSTLRDQINSDHRTRAMLDRYMEVSANLRDSYEDKDGMRRDELAAISGPNEFAEFYNRLKQIKEFHRKHPNEISIPMSAEFEELMKARDNPSEEAQNLVEFTDEEGYGRYLDLHDCYLKYINLKGAEKLEYISYLSSFDQLFDIPKDRKNAEYKKYLEMLLEYLQDYTDRVKPLLDQNELYGKVLIDFEKKWEMGTFPGWPKETSSALTHAGAHLDLSAFSSWEELASLGLDRLKSALMALGLKCGGTLEERAQRLFSTKGKSLESLDPSLFAKNPKAKGPKKDTERNKEIAFLEAQVYEYVEILGEQRQLTHENVQRKQARTGEEREEEEEEQLSESESEDEDNEIIYNPKNLPLGWDGKPIPYWLYKLHGLNINYNCEICGNYTYRGPKAFQRHFAEWRHAHGMRCLGIPNTAHFANVTQIEDAVSLWAKLKSQKASERWQPDTEEEYEDSSGNVVNKKTYEDLKRQGLL, translated from the exons ATGGAGACGATATTAGAGCAGCAGCGTCGCTACCacgaggagaaagagaggctgATGGACGCCAAAACTAAAGAAATGTTGCACAAGAAGTCCACG CTGCGGGACCAGATCAACTCTGACCACCGAACAAGAGCGATGCTGGAC AGGTATATGGAAGTGAGCGCAAACCTAAGAGACTCCTACGAAGACAAAGACGG AATGAGAAGGGATGAACTTGCCGCCATTTCTGGACCAAATGAGTTTGCAGAGTTCTacaacagactgaaacaaatcAAGGAGTTTCACCGAAAGCACCCAAACGAG ATTTCCATTCCCATGTCTGCAGAGTTCGAGGAGCTGATGAAGGCCAGAGACAACCCGAGCGAGGAAGCTCAGA ACCTCGTGGAGTTCACCGATGAGGAAGGATACGGCCGCTACCTCGACCTCCACGACTGCTACCTGAAGTACATCAACCTGAAGGGAGCCGAG AAACTCGAGTATATCAGCTACCTGTCTTCATTCGACCAGCTGTTTGACATCCCCAAGGACAGGAAGAACGCTGAATACAAAAA GTATTTGGAGATGCTGCTGGAGTATCTGCAGGACTACACAGACCGGGTCAAACCGCTGCTGGACCAGAACGAGCTCTATGGAAAAGTGCTGATCGACTTCGAGAAGAAATGGGAGATGGGGACGTTTCCAGGCTGGCCT AAAGAGACCAGCAGTGCTTTGACACACGCCGGAGCTCATCTGGAcctctctgctttctcctccTGGGAG GAGTTGGCTTCTTTGGGTCTGGACAGATTGAAGTCTGCCCTCATGGCACTGGGACTGAAATGTGGAGG GACTCTGGAGGAGAGAGCTCAGAGACTCTTCAGCACGAAAGGCAAATCTCTGGAATCACTGGACCCTTCACTGTTTGCCAAGAATCCCAAAGCCAAGGGCCCTAAAAA AGACACCGAGCGTAACAAGGAAATTGCCTTCCTGGAGGCTCAAGTCTATGAATATGTGGAGATCCTCGGG GAGCAGAGGCAGCTGACTCATGAGAACGTCCAGAGGAAACAGGCCAGGACCGGAGAGGAgcgcgaggaggaggaggaggagcagctcagcgagagcgagagcgagGACGAGGACAACGAGATCATCTACAACCCCAAGAACCTGCCGCTGGGCTGGGACGGCAAG CCGATCCCATACTGGCTGTATAAACTCCACGGGCTGAACATCAACTACAACTGTGAGATCTGTGGAAACTACACGTACAGGGGACCCAAAGCCTTCCAGAGGCACTTTGCA GAATGGAGGCACGCTCACGGTATGCGCTGTCTCGGAATCCCCAACACGGCTCACTTCGCCAACGTCACGCAGATCGAGGACGCCGTCTCTT TGTGGGCGAAGCTGAAGTCTCAGAAGGCGTCAGAGCGGTGGCAGCCAGACACAGAG gaaGAGTACGAGGACTCGAGCGGGAACGTGGTCAACAAGAAGACCTACGAGGATCTGAAGAGACAAGGCCTGCTGTAA
- the maneal gene encoding glycoprotein endo-alpha-1,2-mannosidase-like protein — translation MTRLRRKALVALFLFTLFIFGAMMGLRTLKPSDGFSDLAPGIDFIGERSDRRRLDVKDVAASPGHFHMGSSDTKVVFTKSDRDYSIFYDVHIFYYLWYGSPSMDNKYIHWDHVLVPHWDPKIAASHAQGRHTPPEDIASSFYPELGPYSSRDPKVLESHMAQIEAAAAGVLVLSWYPPEVADDHGEPTEDMVPAVMDAAHRHSIKVAFHIQPYKGRTDQSMHDNIKYIIDKYGKHGAFYRFRSSTGRVLPLFYVYDSYLMPPESWAELLTTKGSHSIRGTPYDGVFVALIVEERHKHEIHASGFDGIYTYFASNGFSFGSSHQNWKAIKTFCDANNLLFIPSVGPGYVDTAVRPWNNHNTRNRVNGRYYETSLQAALSVRPEIVTITSFNQWHEGTQIEKAVPKKTVTRLYLDYQPNQPDHYLELTRQWAENFNKEKDKWLM, via the exons ATGACGCGGCTCCGCAGGAAGGCTCTTGTGGCACTTTTCCTCTTCACGCTCTTCATATTCGGGGCCATGATGGGACTCAGGACGCTGAAACCCAGCGACGGCTTCTCAGACCTGGCCCCCGGTATTGACTTCATCGGGGAGAGATCCGACAGGAGGAGGCTTGATGTGAAAGACGTGGCTGCGTCGCCGGGTCACTTCCACATGGGCAGCAGCGACACTAAAGTGGTTTTCACCAAATCAGACCGAGATTACAGCATATTTTATGACGTGCACATCTTCTACTACCTGTGGTACGGATCTCCCAGCATGGACAACAAGTACATTCACTGGGATCATGTGCTGGTGCCACACTGGGATCCCAAGATCGCAGCCAGTCATGCCCAAGGAAGGCACACACCTCCAGAAGACATTGCATCAAGTTTTTACCCTGAGCTTGGACCCTACAGCTCCAGGGACCCAAAGGTGCTGGAGTCACACATGGCCCAGAtagaagcagctgcagcag GGGTGCTGGTGTTGTCCTGGTATCCTCCCGAGGTGGCAGACGACCACGGGGAGCCCACAGAGGACATGGTTCCTGCTGTCATGGACGCGGCCCACAGGCACAGCATCAAG GTGGCCTTTCACATACAGCCATACAAAGGACGGACGGACCAGAGCATGCATGACAACATCAAATACATCATCGACAA GTATGGAAAGCATGGCGCCTTCTACAGATTCAGGTCCAGCACAGGGCGAGTCCTGCCTCTGTTTTATGTCTATGACTCCTACTTGATGCCACCAGAGTCCTGGGCAGAGCTCCTGACAACCAAAGGCTCCCACAGCATCAGAGGCACGCCTTACGATGGCGTCTTTGTCGCCCTCATTGTTGAAGAGCGCCACAAACATGAAATCCATGCTAGTGGGTTTGATGGCATCTACACCTACTTTGCCTCTAACGGCTTCTCCTTTGGCTCGTCCCACCAGAACTGGAAAGCCATCAAGACCTTCTGCGATGCAAATAATCTGCTATTTATTCCCAGTGTTGGTCCAGGGTACGTGGACACAGCTGTTCGGCCATGGAACAACCACAACACCAGGAATCGGGTTAACGGACGTTACTACGAGACATCTTTGCAGGCAGCTTTGTCTGTCAGACCAGAAATCGTCACCATTACCTCCTTTAACCAATGGCACGAAGGCACGCAGATAGAGAAAGCTGTACCCAAGAAAACTGTGACCCGTTTGTACCTAGACTACCAGCCCAACCAACCAGACCACTACTTAGAGCTCACTCGCCAATGGGCGGAGAACTTCAACAAGGAGAAGGACAAGTGGTTGATGTGA